One genomic region from Athalia rosae chromosome 3, iyAthRosa1.1, whole genome shotgun sequence encodes:
- the LOC105693903 gene encoding unconventional myosin IC: protein MSESEGGENVGGRIDPPKITRSISQRPVRTMERGLHERDRVGVQDFVLLEDFQSEEAFVDNLRKRFAENLIYTYIGQVLVSVNPYKNLPIYTPETIHDYQKIHFFEAPPHIFALADTAYRSLTEENREQCILISGESGSGKTEASKKILQFIAAATGHKSQVEGVKDKLLGSNPVLEAFGNAKTNRNDNSSRFGKYMDIQFNYQGDPVGGNILNYLLEKSRVVHQSSGERNFHVFYQLLAGSSDETLQKLFLKRNLETYYYLSSGAKGNVNSIDDTEQYNEMIQAMKTIELTQDEQDSIFQIVASVLHMGNVGFTETEGVAVILKPAAVDAIANLLGCDAVELALAFTSRTIDAHGDVVRSPLNRELAIYARDALAKAVYDRLFTWLVKRLNKSLQAEDNRRNVVMGILDIYGFEIFQKNSFEQFCINFCNEKLQQLFIQLTLKSEQEEYLKEGIAWEPVKFFNNKVICDLIEEKHKGIISLLDEECLRPGEPTDLSFLEKLHSHLNSHDHYISHMKSDIQTQKIMGRDEFRLVHYAGEVTYNVNGFLEKNNDLLFRDLREVMSNTSNPITKTVFNVRDLSSKKRPETAVTQFKNSLNNLMEILMGKEPSYIRCIKPNDFKMAGLFNEKIVLHQVKYLGLMENLRVRRAGFAYRRPYEQFLERYKPLCPETWPNYHGNAKDGVQALVCHLGYDQDEYRMGKTKLFIRFPKTLFDTEDAFQDKKHDIAAIIQSRWKGRKQRKIYLEMRAAAIVLQKYIRRWLAQREAKRRREAAIVIRKFIKGFITRNGPPNEENLAFIELGKAHWLRKLAKSLPEKLLDMSWPDCPHACQEASALLHPMHRRWKARNYRLALSKEDKAHFELKILAESLFKNKKKSYAKSLGPRFQVDRLGEEYKALRQTFTANILPSGENIRYATPVVKYDRHGYKPRERVLILTEKAVYILDTIKTFRLKHRLPYQSINELVVTGESDNLLIVRIPPELKKDKGDLILEVPHIIEALTKAIDITNNPKILSIVNEELLSHKLVSGKEGTIEFRTGNTPAISKNRQSGHLLVVASP from the exons ATGAG CGAAAGCGAAGGCGGAGAGAACGTCGGCGGGCGTATAGACCCGCCAAAGATAACGAGGTCCATATCCCAAAGACCGGTAAGGACGATGGAGAGAGGACTTCACGAACGGGATCGCGTTGGCGTTCAGGATTTTGTGTTGCTGGAGGACTTTCAAAGCGAAGAGGCCTTCGTTGACAATCTACGTAAACGGTTCGCCGAGAACCTAATTTAC ACCTACATTGGCCAGGTGCTGGTCTCCGTCAACCCGTATAAAAATTTGCCGATTTATACTCCTGAGACAATTCACGATTACCAGAAGATTCACTTTTTTGAAGCACCACCCCACAT ATTCGCGCTAGCAGACACAGCGTACCGATCTCTAACGGAAGAGAACAGAGAACAATGCATTCTCATATCAG GGGAATCTGGTTCCGGAAAGACTGAAGCTTCGAAAaagattcttcaatttatcgcGGCAGCCACTGGTCATAAATCACAGGTGGAAGGGGTGAAGGATAAACTTCTAGGCAGTAACCCTGTACTCGAAGCATTTGGTAACGCAAAGACCAACAGGAATGATAATTCATCCAGATTCGGAAAATACATGGACATCCAGTTCAATTACCAG GGAGATCCGGTCGGGGGCAAcatattgaattatttattggaGAAATCAAGAGTCGTTCATCAGTCAAGCggtgaacgaaattttcacgttttttatcAGCTATTGGCTGGATCGAGCGACGAAACATTGcagaaattatttctcaagCGTAATCTGGAAACTTATTACTACCTAAGTAGTGGC GCTAAGGGTAATGTGAATTCCATTGATGATACCGAACAGTACAATGAAATGATTCAAGCTATGAAAACTATAGAACTTACCCAGGACGAACAAGACTCCATATTCCAGATTGTGGCCTCAGTATTGCACATGGGGAACGTAGGGTTCACGGAAACCGAAGGAGTTGCGGTGATATTGAAACCCGCTGCCGTTGATGCGATTGCCaat TTGCTGGGCTGCGACGCAGTTGAATTGGCTTTGGCTTTCACTAGTCGTACGATAGACGCTCACGGGGATGTAGTTCGTTCACCATTGAATAGAGAATTGGCGATTTATGCTAGGGATGCTCTAGCAAAGGCTGTTTATGACCGTTTGTTTACATGGCTGGTGAAGAGGTTGAATAAATCGCTTCAAGCCGAAGACAACCGACGCAATGTTGTTATGGGAATCCTCGATATTTacggttttgaaattttccagaaAAATAG CTTTGAACagttttgcataaatttctgCAACGAAAAATTGCAGCAACTGTTCATTCAGTTGACTCTAAAATCCGAGCAAGAGGAATATTTGAAGGAAGGAATTGCTTGGGAgccggtaaaatttttcaataacaaagTAATATGCGATCTGATCGAAGAAAAGCATAAAG GTATCATATCCTTGCTGGACGAGGAATGCCTTCGTCCTGGAGAACCGACTGATTTGAGCTTCCTCGAAAAACTTCATTCCCATTTGAACTCTCACGATCACTACATCAGCCATATGAAATCAGATATACAAACACAGAAAATTATGGGTCGTGAT GAATTCAGACTAGTGCATTACGCTGGAGAAGTGACGTACAACGTCAACggatttttggagaaaaataatgatctCTTGTTCAGAGATCTTCGGGAAGTTATGTCCAATACCAGTAACCCGATAACAAAG ACCGTATTCAACGTACGGGATTTGTCTAGCAAAAAACGTCCGGAAACTGCTGTAACTCAATTTAAAAACAGCTTAAACAATTTGATGGAAATACTCATGGGCAAGGAGCCTTCTTACATTCGATGCATCAAACCAAACGACTTCAAAATGGCTG GACTTTTCAACGAAAAGATTGTCCTTCACCAAGTTAAATATTTGGGTCTGATGGAAAATTTGAGAGTACGGCGTGCTGGTTTTGCGTACAGAAGACCGTACGAACAATTCTTGGAACGTTACAAACCACTATGTCCTGAAACCTGGCCAAATTATCACGGAAATGCGAAAGATGGTGTACAAGCTCTCGTCTGCCACCTCGGCTATGATCAGGACGAATATAGGATGGGCAA GACCAAGCTCTTCATCAGATTCCCGAAGACCTTATTCGATACGGAAGATGCTTTCCAGGATAAGAAACATGACATCGCAGCTATAATTCAAAGCAGATGGAAGGGTAGAAAACAGAGGAAAATATACCTTGAAATGCGAGCGGCTGCCATTGTTCTCCAAAAATATATTCGCAGATGGCTTGCACAGAGAGAAGCGAAGAGGAGAAGGGAGGCTGCGATAGTGATTCGAAA ATTCATCAAAGGATTCATTACTCGCAACGGACCACCAAATGAAGAAAACTTGGCCTTTATCGAATTGGGAAAAGCACATTGGCTCAGGAAACTCGCTAAAAGTCTCCCTGAAAAACTTTTGGACATGTCCTGGCCTGATTGTCCACATGCTTGTCAGGAG GCATCGGCACTACTACACCCTATGCACAGAAGATGGAAGGCCCGAAACTATAGGCTGGCTTTATCGAAAGAAGACAAGGCACACTTTGAGCTCAAGATACTTGCTGAATCTTTgttcaagaataaaaaaaaatcttatgcCAAGAGTCTTGGACCTAGATTCCAAGTTGATCGACTTGGGGAAGAATACAAAGCCCTCAGGCAAACGTTTACAGCCAACATTCTTCCTAGTGGCGAAAATATAAGA TACGCAACCCCTGTGGTGAAATATGACCGTCATGGCTACAAGCCTCGCGAAAGAGTGCTGATTCTCACAGAGAAAGCTGTTTATATTTTGGATACAATAAAAACTTTTAGATTGAAACATCGACTACCTTATCAGTCTATTAATGAATTGGTGGTCACAGGAGAATCTGACAATCTATTAATAGTTAGAATACCACCAGAGTTAAAAAAAGAcaag GGTGACCTAATTTTGGAAGTGCCTCATATAATTGAAGCCCTTACCAAAGCGATTGACATTACGAATAATCCTAAAATTCTTAGTATTGTCAACGAAGAGTT ACTTTCCCACAAGTTAGTCAGTGGTAAAGAAGGTACCATAGAGTTCAGGACTGGAAATACGCCAGCTATCAGCAAGAACAGACAAAGCGGGCATCTTTTAGTA GTGGCATCTCCCTGA
- the LOC105693905 gene encoding uncharacterized protein LOC105693905, with amino-acid sequence MAQGKLKVKAKLPASSKAKSSASKNNSSKKGQPIQRRGNAPVRPKKTKFEEQNKLKKIISKTVNKAMEKELRQRALGGKQSLTKKEPPIAKKT; translated from the exons atggcACAGGGAAAGTTGAAAGTCAAAGCCAAACTTCCAGCATCTTCTAAAGCGAAGAGCAGCGCTAGCAAAAATAACAGTAGTAAGAAGGGCCAACCAATCCAGCGTCGAGGAA aTGCACCAGTTCGTCCAAAGAAGACTAAATTTGAGGAACAGAATAagctgaagaaaataatttctaaaaCAGTGAATAAagcgatggaaaaagaattgagGCAAAGAGCACTAGGAGGTAAACAATCGCTAACAAAGAAAGAACCACCAATTGCCAAGAAGACATGA
- the LOC105693893 gene encoding cytochrome P450 315a1, mitochondrial — translation MQRRQIFHNISGIYSGICHGRILADLTMVKNCSIGNERPQSERTRHPTLRYTFCNYRSDGPCRSQLEILEKNTKKRDDGNFKDLSRRASRVPDNVTISRLLKNIAKRPTFRNYATSVSSTITPKMPEPQGLPLIGTTFSLIRAGGASRLHEYVDKRHKELGPVYKERMGSVTAVFVSSPNEYRRIFRLEGPRPKHLLPEAWILYNKMRKCERGLFFMEGDEWLHFRRIMNKLLLRPESDDFILEPCKQSAKSLVAQCKSYAEKGVAIPRLEEKLYQWSIEVMMAVLVGSTWPQHRSNILSRSEKLATNLRNIFHYSGQLSLLPVKLAMNLKLPLWNKFVTSVDIALGIVRELVKEMIKLEGDGLIKIFMTENIQDDDLIRIVADLILAAGDTTAYSMQWGLFLIASEPKIQKELFENLEPMNEDDLIQNPLLKGVIKEALRLYPTAPFLTRFLPDDSLVGGYHVAKGNLILMSLYTSGRDENNFKNAGNFSPTRWLRNEKGEYNGVINPHASLPFALGARSCVGRKIAEMQLMLTMAEMIRNFKMECINKDRVKMILHLVSVPSEPIQLVMRTR, via the exons ATGCAGAGGCGCCAAATATTTCACAACATTTCCGGAATATATTCAGGCATATGCCATGGTAGGATATTAGCCGATTTAACGATGGTAAAAAACTGTAGCATCGGAAATGAGAGACCGCAGAGTGAAAGAACTAGACATCCTACACTGCGGTACACGTTTTGCAACTACAGATCAGACGGGCCTTGCCGGTCGCAATtggaaatattggaaaaaaatacgaaaaaacgCGACGACGGTAATTTTAAAGACCTGAGTAGACGTGCTAGCCGTGTCCCCGATAACGTGACAATTTCCAGATTACTGAAAAATATAGCAAAAAGACCAACATTCCGAAATTACGCTACTTCAGTTTCTTCGACAATCACACCGAAAATGCCGGAACCCCAAGGGCTACCTTTGATCGGTACAACATTTTCCCTAATTCGAGCTGGTGGTGCATCAAGACTTCATGAATACGTAGATAAAAGACACAAGGAATTGGGGCCAGTATACAAGGAACGTATGGGATCAGTAACTGCAGTTTTTGTCAGCTCACCGAATgaatatcgaagaatttttcgacttGAAGGTCCCAGACCGAAGCATCTTCTACCGGAAGCATGGATTCTGTACAACAAGATGCGGAAATGTGAACGTGGATTATTCTTCAT GGAGGGCGACGAGTGGTTGCATTTCCGaagaattatgaataaattattgctGAGACCAGAATCGGATGATTTTATCTTAGAACCTTGCAAGCAATCTGCGAAAAGCTTAGTGGCACAGTGTAAATCCTATGCTGAAAAAGGCGTAGCTATTCCTcgactcgaagaaaaattatatcaatgGTCAATCGAAG TAATGATGGCTGTCCTCGTCGGTTCAACCTGGCCTCAGCACAGATCGAATATCTTATCACGATCGGAAAAATTGGCAACCAATTTGCGTaatattttccattattcTGGACAGCTCTCTTTGCTACCGGTAAAATTGGCGATGAATTTAAAGCTTCCATTGTGGAATAAATTTGTCACCTCGGTAGACATAGCTCTGGGAATAGTACGAGAATTAGTGaaggaaatgataaaattggagGGTGAtggtttgataaaaattttcatgaccGAGAACATCCAAGACGATGACTTGATCAGAATCGTAGCTGACCTGATTTTAGCTGCTGGGGACACG ACGGCCTATTCCATGCAATGGGGTCTTTTCCTCATAGCAAGCGAGCCAAAAATTCAGAAGGAACTATTTGAGAATTTAGAACCCATGAATGAAGATGACCTGATTCAAAATCCTTTGTTAAAAGGTGTAATAAAAGAAGCTCTGAGATTGTATCCAACAGCGCCGTTCTTAACACGATTTTTACCAGACGATAGCCTCGTGGGAGGATATCACGTAGCAAAAGGG AATCTGATTCTGATGTCGCTGTACACAAGCGGGCGTGatgagaataatttcaaaaacgcCGGAAATTTCTCACCCACGCGTTGGTTGAGGAATGAAAAGGGCGAGTACAACGGAGTTATAAATCCACACGCATCTTTGCCATTCGCTTTAGGTGCCAGATCTTGCGTTGGGcgaaaaattgcagaaatgCAGTTGATGTTAACGATGGCTGAG atgatacgaaatttcaaaatggaaTGCATCAACAAAGATCGTGTGAAAATGATTTTGCACCTCGTATCCGTACCTTCCGAACCCATTCAATTGGTGATGCGAACCAGatag